GTCATCGTCCCGGCCAGACCGACCCAGGTCCGCGCCGATTCGACGGGCACCACCTGCAACGCGACCGCCAACCGCTCCCGCACCACCTTTCGGGCCGCGGCGACCTCCCGCGCCGTCGGGGGGTCGGAGTGCAAACAGCGCTCCGTCAGCCGGACGCAGCCGATGTCAGCCGAGTAACTCGCGACCACTGCATCACCGGCCTTGCCGAGCACCATCTCGGTGGAGCCGCCGCCCAAGTCTACGACCACGAAAGGCGAACCGGCGCTGTCTAATTCGCCCACCGCACCGCGGAACGACAGCTCGGCCTCCTCGGCGCCGCTGATCACTTCCGCGATCGACCCGGGGATCACGGCGCCCAGCACCTCGGCCGTCATCGCGAAGAAGGCGTCGCGATTGGCGGCGTCGCGAGTGGCCGACGTGGCAACCATTCGAACCCGCTCGACACCGTGCAGCCGCAGCAATGCGGCATAGTCGGTCAACGCCGCGCGGGTCCGCGCGATCGCATCCGGGGCGAACTCGCCGGTCGCGTCAACTCCCTGACCCAGTCGGACAATCCGCGTTTCGCGATGCACATCGTGCAGGCGGGCGCCGGTCGCCTCGGCGATCAACAGGCGAATCGAATTGGTACCGCAGTCGATCGCCGCGATTCGCCGTCTCGATCCACTCATCGCCACTGCTCCCCCACAATCAAATCGGCGGCCGCCGGCTCGGCGGCCAACAGCGCCACCGCCTCGTCGCCGAGTGGATTCACCCCGGGACCCTTGGCCAACGAATGCGCGATCAGCACGTGCAGGCACTTCACCCGGTCGGGCATTCCCCCCGCCGATACCGCCGTCCCCAGCGGTTCGATGGCATCACGCTCGGCCAGATACGACTCGTGCGCGCGCCGATAAGCCGCGGCCAGGCCGGAGTCGCATCGCAACCGATCAGTCATCTCACGCATCAGCCCGGTGGTCTCCAGCCTGCTCGCCGCCGACGTGAGCCCCGGATGCGTCAGGTAGTACAGCGTCGGAAACGGCGTCCCGTCAGGCAACTTCGGGGCGGTTTTCACCACGCCGGGTTCACCGTTGGGGCATCGGTAAGCGACCTCGAGCACGCCGCGAGGCTCCCGGCCGAGCTGACGCGCCACCACCTGAAGATCGGCCCGGTCAACCACCGGGCGCCGTCGGGTTCGGCGGCACCGCACCGGGCGGACCGGGCTCGGTGGTGGGCTCCGGGGCGGCGGCAGGCGGCAGGTGTGGCGCATCGGCGATGGTGTGCCACAACGCGGTATACCAGGGCTCGTTCTTGGCCGCGGTCGGCGCATCGCCGCGAGGCTGGGGCGACACCGCCGCCGTCGGCGGAAGCTGGACCTGAAACGGGATGTCGCCCGGCATCACGAACCCGAGACGCTCGCGGGCCTGGGCCGCGATATAGGCCGGGTCGGCCAGCTGATTCTTCTGCCGCTCCAGATCGGCGATCTGGCGACGCAGCGCGGCTTCCGTCGCGGCCAGTTGTTCCATCTCGGTGCGCTGCGCGAAGTAGGTGCGTACCGGCCCGGCGATGGTCAGCGTGAGCACACACACCACCGCGGCCAGCACCGCCGCTCGCCGAGCGGTGAACCCCAGCCGCTGGTCGGACCGCTGTTCCAACGATTCGGTGAACGAGCGCTTGATGGGTTCGACGACATGCTCGCGCAGGGTACGGGCGGTCTGGCCGGTGGCCGGCGACTGCGCGGGCCGGGACGGCGACGCTGAGCGACGGGCCCTGGACGTATCGCCGGCCTTCCCCGGCCGCGAAGCCGGGGAGCGGCGTTTCGAATCGGGTCGTTTCGCGTCGGGCATGTCGTTTCAGCCGCGCCTCGGGTTGGCGGCCAACCTATTTTTGGTCCCCAAGGTATCGGGGAAAGGCCAGGTCGCCGGCGTAACGGGCGGCGTCGCCGAGCGTGTCTTCGATACGCAACAGCTGGTTGTATTTGGCGACCCGTTCACTGCGGGCCGGTGCGCCTGTCTTGATCTGTCCGCTGCCCACCGCCACCGCCAGGTCGGCGATCATGGTGTCCTCGGTCTCGCCGCTGCGGTGGCTCATCATCGTGCGGTATCCGCTGTGGTGGGCCAGCGCCACCGCGTCGAGTGTCTCGGTCAGCGTGCCGATTTGATTCACCTTGACCAGCAACGCGTTTGCCACGCCTCGTTCGATGCCCTCTTCGAGTCGCTCCGGATTCGTGACGAAGATGTCGTCGCCGACGATCTGTACCCGGTCGCCGATCGACGCCGTCAGCGCGGTCCAGCCGTCCCAGTCGTCCTCGGACAGCGGGTCTTCGATGGACACCAGGGGGTAGGAAGCCAACAGTCCGGCGTAGAACTCGGCCATCTGCGCGGCAGTGCGGGTCGAACCCTCGAAGGAGTAGCCGGTGCCGTCGGTGTAGAACTCGGTGGCCGCGGCGTCGAGTGCCAGTGCCACGTCCGAGCCCAGCTGGAAACCCGCGGACTCGATTGCCCGGCTGATCAGATCCAGCGCCGCGGTGGTGCCGGCCACGTCGGGGGCAAAACCGCCTTCGTCGCCCAGACCGGTGGACAACCCCTCCTTCTTCAGCACCGACTTGAGCGCGTGGTACACCTCGGCACCCCAGCGCAGCGCCTCGGCGAAACTCGGCGCGCCGATCGGGGCCACCATGAACTCCTGGATGTCGACGGCGGTGTCGGCGTGTGCGCCGCCGTTGAGGATGTTCATCATGGGCACCGGCAGGATGTGGGCGTTGGGGCCGCCGATGTAGCGGAACAACGGCAATTCCGCCGATTCGGCGGCGGCCTTGGCAACGGCCAGCGAGACACCGAGGATCGCGTTGCCGCCCAACCGGGATTTGTCGGGCGTGCCGTCCAGGTCGACCAGCGCCTGGTCGACCAGCCGCTGGTCGTCGGCGTTGAGGCCGATGACAGCCGGGCCGATTTCATCGAGTACGGCTTGGACTGCCTTCTTGACCCCCTTGCCGCCGTAGCGGTCGCCGCCGTCGCGCAGTTCGACGGCCTCGTGCTCGCCCGTCGACGCGCCCGAGGGCACGGCGGCGCGGGCGAAGGTGCCGTCCATCAGAGCCACCTCGACCTCGACCGTCGGGTTGCCGCGGGAATCCAGAATCTCGCGGGCCCCGACCTGCTCGATAATCGGCACTGGATTCTCCTTTGCGCTGTGGTTCTCTTATGGTCCCCGACCGACCATTAGCGTAAAGCCTGGCTCGGCGCTTTATCCTGCTACAGCGGGTGGCCCGCCGCGTAAGCGGTCGCCCAGTCCCGCACCGCCCGAGCGTAAACACCGGAGTTGTTGTAGGCGCGCAACGCGGTGATCCAGCCGCGCGGCGTCGCGAGATCCTTTCCGCGCCAGCACAAGTAACCTGCCGCCGAGAGTGCGGCATCGTCGATGTTGTCGGGGCTGACAATGCCGTCGTTGTTGGCGTCGACCCCGTAGAGCCGCCAGGTCTCGGCGATGAACTGCATCGGCCCCATCGCACGCTGCACCCCGTCTCCGTCCGAAGCACCGTCGGCAGCGCCGCGGTCACTGTCCACGATGCGCAGCGTCCCACCGGTGCCGTCGAGGCGAACGCCGCGAATGGGCGGGGTCACGTCCCCGTTGGGCGCTATGGTCGCGCCGCGATAGGTGCCGTTATGGCTCTCGACCTGCCCGATACCGGCCAGTGTGGTCCACGCGATGTGGCACTTGGGGTTCTCGACCTCCGCGACGCGAGCGGCGTAGGCGTAGGCCTCGAGAGCGATGACCGGCATTTCCAGCGCGGGGGCTCGCTGCTCGGCCCACTCTCGCAACTGATCGGCGGGCCGGCCGCTGGCGTAGGTATCCACCGGCGGGACGGGATCGCCCGGCGGCGGCGGCACACCGTCGGGAATGAACAAGCTGAGCTGCCAGGTGCAACTGGACGCCAACAGCATCGCGGTCGCCCCTATCACGGCGACCGCGCGCAACCAACGTCTCGGCGTCACACTGCTCCTTCTTGGCTGCTCGTGGGCTCCGTTGAGGGCTTCGCTCGGGGCTGGCTGCCGCTCCCCTTACGTGCTCCTCCGGTCTGCTACCGATTTGGTCATGATCATCGTCCCACGGGTTGCGATCGTGCCTCTTCTGATTTGCGGCTCAGCACACCGGCATACCGTTGTTATCACGTGGATATCGGTTAGCTGTGAGCGTGTTTGGCTATCGCTGTTCCCGTTTCTGTTGCTAGCAAACGCATCTGTCGCAAACTTCGGGATGATCGCTTGCCGTTGGGGGGTCTTACCGCCTGCCTTTGCGTTTCTTCGGGCCGCCGCGGGATTCCTTACCCGCTGCCGGCGCGGTTTCGGGGCCGGTTTCCAGCACATCGTCTGTCGGTCCGGGCCAGTGGGCCAACCACTCTTCTGCGGTGATGGTGCCGATGGGCGACACGTCGAGTTCCTCGGCAACGCTGTCGTCACGGCGCGCGGCCGCAATCGCCTTCTCGGCGCTGCGGACCTTGTCGACAAAATCCAAAATGGCTGCGCGCAAAGAGTTTTCAGCATCGACCTCCGCCGAAACGGTGACCGAGGTGATGCCGGACGGGATCAGTTGCGGAGGTAATCCCGCCTTACCGACGCGCTGAACAACCTTCTGCGCCAACGCTAATGCCGGCTGACCGGTATGGACGTCGTCCAAGACCGAGTTGCGGGACTTTTCGGCCGCCTTGCGTTCTTCCCATTGACTCATCTGTTCCTGAAGCGAAATCTCTTGCCCGGCAAGGACGCCCGGCGCACGATTGGCCAGCTTGCGGATCAGCGTGTCGGCGACGTCGTCGATGGTGAACGGGAGCAGTGCTGCATCTTCGGCGATGCGGGCATGGAAAAGCACCTGCAGCAGCAAGTCACCGAGTTCCTCGCGCAGCTGGTTCACATCGCCGCTGTGCACCGCATCGAGCAGCTCGTAGGTCTCCTCCAACAGGTAACGGCGCAACGAGTTGTGGGTCTGCTCGCTTTCCCACGGCCCGTCGGTGCGAAGTCTGTCCATGATGGCCACGGCGTCGAGCAGTCGTTCCCCGCGATGGCGATCCGGTACCGAAATCAGTCGCGCTCCGCCGGCCAGTCGTGCCACCACGGCCGGATGATTGGGGTCCGACGACAACAGCACCGGTGCGTCGTCTCCGATGTGCACCGGGTGCGCGTCGGGCAGCGACCACGGCACCGCGACCGGCATCTCTTCGGTGTATTGCACCGGGCCGCCGAGCAACTCGATGGCTTCCACCGGCACCAGCGACGGGCGGCGCGGGTCGACCAGGACGACAATCATCGCGCTCGTCGCTCCTTACTCGACACGGGGGCCCCCGCATCGTCGCCGGACGGACTCGTTATACCAATATCTTTCTGCGGTTTACCCGCCAGCGCCGTCACCAGGTCGGCCACCATCTGCACCAATTCGACATCGCGGATTCGCGGCGCACCGATGCCGCCGGCACGTGGAATCGGGACCTGCACGGTAGCCGTGGTCGCCCGGTAATGCGCCCCCGGGTACATCCGCTTGAGCCGAACCTGCGAGGAGTCCAGCAGGTTCAACGGCGACAGCCGCACGGTCGCCGCCGACGGGGCCGACACCTCGGTGATGCCGGATCCGCGACACAGCAGCCGCAGCCTCGCCACCGCCACCAGCCGCCGAGCGGGTTCGGGCAGCGGCCCGTAGCGGTCGTTGAGCTCCTCCACAGCAGCAGCGACCTGGTCATCAGACGAAGCGGCGGCCAGCCGCCGGTAGGCCTCCAAACGCAGCCGGTCGCTGCCGATGTAGTCCGGCGGCAGGTGCGCGTCGACCGGCAGGTCGATGCGCACGTCCTTAGGCTCCTCGGCGGTCGTTACCGTCTTGCCGTCGGCAGCGGCCCGGTAGGCTTCAACGGCCTCACCGACCAACCGCACGTACAGGTCGAACCCGACGCCGGCGACATGCCCGGACTGCTCGACACCGAGCACATTGCCCGCCCCCCGGATCTCGAGGTCCTTCAATGCCACCGCCATGCCCGCGCCGAGCTCGTTGTTCTGGGCGATGGTGGCTAACCGGTCGTAGGCCGTCTCGGTCAGCGGCGTGTGCGGCGGATAGAGGAAGTAGGCGTAGCCGCGTTCCCGGCTGCGGCCGACCCGGCCACGCAGCTGGTGCAGCTGGGACAGACCGAAGGTGTCAGCGCGCTCGACGATGAGCGTGTTGGCGTTGGAGATGTCCAGGCCGGTCTCCACGATCGTCGTGCACACCAGGATGTCGTATTCGCGGTTCCAGAAGCCCTGCACGGTGCTTTCCAGCAGCTCCTCGGGCATCTGCCCGTGCGCGACCACCACCCGTGCCTCGGGCACCAGCTCGCGGACGTGGGCCGCGGCCCGGTCGATGGAGCTGACCCGGTTGTGCACGTAGAAGGCCTGCCCGTCGCGCAGCAGCTCGCGCCGCAACGCGGCCGCGACCTGCTTGTCGTCGTGCGGGCCGACGTAGGTCAGCACCGGATAGCGCTCTTCGGGCGGGGTCAGGATGGTCGACATCTCGCGGATCCCGGCCAGGCTCATCTCCAGGGTGCGCGGGATCGGGGTGGCGCTCATGGTCAGCACGTCGACGTGGGTGCGCAGCGCTTTGATGTGTTCCTTGTGTTCGACGCCGAAGCGCTGCTCCTCGTCGACGACGACCAGGCCCAGGTCTTTCCAGCGCACGCCGGTCTGCAGCAGCCGATGCGTGCCGATCACGATGTCCACCGACCCGTCGGCCAGGCCCTCGATCACCGTTCGGGACTCGGCGGCGTCGGTGAACCGTGACAGGCCCTTGACGGTGACCGGGAACCCGGACATTCGCTGCGCGAAGGTTTGCAGATGCTGGTCGGCCAGCAGCGTGGTGGGCACCAGCACCGCCACCTGTGTGCCGTCCTGAACGGCCTTGAACGCCGCCCGCACCGCGATCTCGGTCTTGCCGTAGCCGACGTCGCCGCAGATCACCCGGTCCATCGGGATCGGCTTTTCCATGTCTGCCTTGACCTCTTGGATCGCGGTGAGCTGGTCGACGGTCTCGGTGAAGCCGAACGCGTCCTCCATCTCGGCCTGCCACGGCGTGTCCGGTGCGAACGCATGTCCGGCGCTGGACTGCCGTTTGGCGTACAGCGAGACCAGCTCGCCGGCGATCTCACGCACCGCCCGTCGTGCCTTGGTCTTGGTGTTGGCCCAGTCGCTGCCGCCCAGCCGGCTCAGCGCCGGCGCCTGTCCGCCGACATACCGCGACAGCTGGTCCAGCGAGTCCATCGGGACATACAGCTTGTCTGATCCACCACCCCGTTTGGCCGAGGCGTACTCGAGTACCAGGTATTCGCGGCGGGCGCCGCCGACGGTGCGTTCGACCATCTCGACGAACCGGCCGATGCCGTGCTGATCGTGCACCACCAGGTCGCCGGCCGTCAGCGCCAGCGGGTCCACGGTGTTGCGTCGTTTGGCGGCCAACCGCTTGCCCTCGGCAGCGGTGACCCGGCTACCGGTCAGGTCCGCTTCGGTGACCACGACCAGATCGGCGCCCGACACCACGCCCGGTACCACGATGCCGTCCCGCAGCGGACCCTTGACGACACCGACCAGGCCGAGTTTGGGCGCGGCGCCGGGTTCGAGCATGGTCGCGGGGATGTCGGATTCGGTCAGCCGCTCCACCACCCGATGCGCGGTGCCGGTCCCGGGCGCGACCATCACTGCATACCCGCCGGCCGTGACGTGCCCGCGCACCATCGCAAAGATGGCGTCGATATCCCGCTGATGCCCCCGCGCCGACGGCGACGGCCGGACGTCCAGCTCGAGCGCCGACTCGTCGGACAGCTGGCTCAACGTCCACCACGGATGACCCGACCGGGTCGCCGCGGTGCGCACCTCGTCCAGCTCGGCGAAGCCTGATCCGCCCAGTTGCTCGACGTCGACGGGTGCCTGATCTTCGGGACCGGTGCCGAGTGCGGCCACCGACCACGCCGCCTCCAGGAATTCTCGCCCGGTTTTGATCAGGTCAGCCGCCCGGGTCCGGATTTTCTCGGGGTCGCACAGCAACACCGGGGTGCCCTCGGCCAGCTGGTCGGTCAGCAACGCATGGGCCGCATCTGCCCCGCCTTCCGTGGGACGCAGCACCGGCAGCAGGGCCTCCATCCCGTCGACCGGGATGCCCTCGGCCAGCTTGGCCAACATGTTGGAGACGCTGCCGGCGGCGGCGTCTCCGGCGGCCGGGTACTGCGCGGCCAATTCGGCGGCCCGCGCCCGCACGTCGTCGGTCAGCAGCAGCTCACGGCAGGCGACCGCCACCAGCGCGTCGACCTCGATCTCCGGAATGGAGCGCTGGTCGGCGACCGAGAACATCCGCATTTCGGTGATCTCGTCGCCCCAGAATTCGACGCGCACCGGATGCTCGGCGGTCGGGGCGAAGATGTCGAGTATTCCGCCGCGCACGGCGAACTCGCCGCGGCGTCCCACCATGTCCACCCGGGTGTAGGCCAATTCGACCAACCGGGCGATCACGTCGTCGAAGCCGACCTCCTGGCCCACCCTCAAGGTGACCGGCTCCTGCCGCCCCAGCTGCGGCGTCATCGGCTGCAGCAGGGAGCGCACCGCGGTCACCACCACCCGCAACGGCGGGCCCAGCCTGGCGTCGTCGGGATAGGCCAGCCGGCGCAGCACCAGCAGGCGGGCACCGACCGTGTCGACACCCGGTGAGAGCCGCTCATGCGGCAGCGTCTCCCACGACGGAAACACCGCGACCGCGCCGCCGAGAACACCCTGTAGTTCCGCCGTCAGGTCGTCGGCCTCGCGGCCGGTGGCGGTGACCACCAGCAACGGACCCTGCCGCGCCAGTGCGCTGGCGACGAACAGGCGCGCACTAGCCGGCCCTACCAGGGTCAATTCCTCGGGGCGATCGGAGGCGCGCGCAATCAGCTGTTGGAAGGTTGGCGCGGCCAGCGCCAATTCGACGAGCCCCGCGATCGGGGTATCTGGGCTAGCAGCCCCCGGTGCGGTCATGATGCGGCCATTCTAGGGCGCAGCCGATTCATCAATATCAAGCCCGCCGCCGTCAAGAAAATGTAAGGACACCGGTACCCGCCCCGGCCGCGGCACATGGTGGAGCCATGACACTGCTCGACCTGCTGCCATCTATCGGCCACGCGGCCCCGCGGCGGTTCGACCCCGCGATCTGGCCGACCACCGCCAGTTCCGACGAGGACGGCCGGCTGTGCATCGGCGGCGTGCCGCTCGCCGACATGGCCGACGAGTTCGGCACCCCGGCTTACGTGATCGACGAGAGCGACTTCCGCCACCGCGCCCGTCGATACCGCGCGGCGTTGCGTGATGCCGAGATCGTCTATGCCGGGAAGTCGTTGCTGACCACAGCGGTGGCACGCTGGGCCCGCGAAGAGGGACTCGGCGTCGGCATCTGCTCACCGGGAGAGCTGGCCGTCGCCCTGGCCGGCGGTGTGGATCCGTCGCGCATCGTCATGCACGGCGACGCCACATCGCCCGGCGAGCTGCGCGATGCCGTGGCCGTCGGGGTCGGGCGCCTGGTCCTGGATTCCAGTCTCGACATCGCCTACCTGGCCGGCCTGGCGCGCCGGCGCCAGCGGGTGCTCATCCGAGTGACCCCCGACACCGACATCCATGGCCACGCCGCGGTCACGGCCGGGACCAGTGACCCAAAGCCCGGATTCACCCTCACCGGAGGCCATGCCGCCGAGGCGGTAAGGGCGGTCCTGGCGCATCCCATCCTCGACCTGATCGGACTGCACTGCCACCTGGGCCCGCAGGTCACCGACCCGGCCCGCTTCGGCGAAGCGATCCGCCGCCTGATCGCGGCCATGGCCGACATCCGGGCACACCACGGCGTCATCCTCACCGAACTCAACATCGGCGGCGGCCATGCCGTGCCCTACCTGCGCGGGGATCGGGAGCTCGACCTCGCCGAGTTGGCCGCCGTCATCGAAGACGCGCTGGACGAGGGCTGCGCCGCCGAACACTTCCCCCGCCCGGCCGTCGTCGTCGAACCCGGTCGCGGCATCAGCGCGCGCGCCGGCGTCACGCTCTACCGCGTCTGCTCGGTGAAGACCCGGCCGAATGGCCACACCGTGGTCGCAGTGGACGGTGGAATGAGCGACAGCCCGCGGGTGGCGCTGGACGGCGCGCGGTACACGGTCGCCCTGGCCAACCGGCATGGCCTGGGCATCAAGCGGTCCGTCAGCGTGGCGGGCCGGCATTGCGGCGCCGGCCACGAGATCGCCCGCGCTGTCGAGCTGCCGTCGGATATCCACGCCGGCGACCTGCTCGCGGTGGCGTGTACCGGCTCCTATCACCACAGCATGGCGTCGAACTACACCATGGTCGGGCGGCCGCCGCTGGTGGCAGTCAACGGCGGCCGGGCCCGGGAGCTGGTTCGTCGCGAAACGATCGCCGACCTGCTGTCGCGCGATTGCGGGTAACGGGCCTACTCGCCCTGCAGCTGGGGATCGGCCTCGAGATGGGTCAGGCCATTCCAGACCAGGTTGACCAGGTGGGCGGCGACGACTTCCTTCTTGGGTTCCCGCGCGTCGAGCCACCATTGCGCGGTCATCGACACCGAACCCACCAACGCCTGGGCATAGAGCGGCGCCAGGTCCGGGTCGAGTCCGCGGCGGGCGAAGTCACCGGCCAGGATGGAGCTGACCTGGCTGACGGCGTCGTTGAGCAGGCTGGAATAGGTGCCCGAGCTGATCGACGCCGGCGAATCGCGGATCATGATGCGGAAGCCGTCGGTCCGTTCCTCGACATAGGTCAGCAGGGCCAACGCGACCCGCTCGACGCGCACCCGGGAACGGTTGTTGGTCAGCGACGAGGTGATGCCGTCCAGCAGCGCCTGCATCTCCCGGTCGACGACCACCGCATACAAGCCCTCCTTGCCGCCGAAATGCTCGTAGACGACCGGCTTGGAGACGTTGGCGCGTTGCGCGATTTCCTCGATCGAGGTCCCGTCGTAGCCGCGCTCGGCGAACAACGAGCGGGCGATGCCGATGAGCTGATGCCGGCGTTCGCTACCGGTCATCCGGGCGCGCGGCGCCCGCGGTTCCCTTTCCGGATCCTTATCGGCCACAGCCACGTCAATCAGGGTATCCGTTCGCGTGGGTGTCGGCGGTCTTCAGCGTGCACTGAGGGCTTTGAGCGTGAGCTGAGGGCTTTGAGCGTGAGCTGACGGCGCCGAGCGTGAGCTGACGGCATCGACTGTGCGTCAGGGGCCGAGGAGCCGTGATTTTGCCGCCCAACATGCACACCCGAGGCCACAACTTCACAATCGTTTCCACAATCATCGCCGGGGGCTCCGGAGTCGATCCGCTTAACGTTAGAGTCTCATGGTGGTGAGCGGGCAAAATGCTCACCGTCGACCGGCAATCCGTCGTGGTGTAATCGGCAGCACATCAGATTTTGGTTCTGAGAGTTCAGGTTCGAGTCCTGGCGACGGAGCGTGGTTGTTGCCGCGGGCGTGCGCGTTCGCGAGCCGAACCTAAGGAGGGTCGATGACGTTTCGTGGTGACACCGCGGTCGTGGTCCTCGCGGCCGGACCCGGCACCCGGATGCGGTCGGACACCCCCAAGGTGCTGCACACCCTGGGCGGGCGCAGCATGCTGGCGCACTCTCTGCACGCGATGACGAAGCTGGCGCCGCAGCATCTGGTCGTGGTGCTAGGCCATGATCACCAGCGCATCTCCCCGTTGGTCGCCGAGCTGGCCCAGACCCTAGGACGCACCATCGACGTCGCATTGCAGGACCGGCCGCTGGGCACCGGGGACGCCGTGCGGTGCGGCCTGTCCGCACTGCCCGACGATTACGCCGGCATCGTGGTCGTCGCCTCCGGCGATACGCCGCTGCTGGACGCGGACACCCTGGCCGATCTGATCGCCACCCACAGCGCGGCCCACCCCGCAGGACAGGCCGCGGTCACCGTGCTGACCACGACGCTGAGCGACCCGCACGGCTACGGCCGCATCCTGCGGACCCAGGACAACGAGGTGATGGCGATCGTCGAGCAAACCGACGCGACGCCCTCACAGCGGGAGATTCGCGAGGTCAACACGGGCGTCTACGCCTTCGACATCGCTGCCCTGCGGTCCGCCTTGAGCCGGCTGAGCTCCAACAATGCTCAGCAGGAGCTGTACCTGACCGACGTCATCGCCATCCTGCGCCGCGACGGGCACACCGTAAGTGCCCGCCACGTCGACGACAGCGCGCTGGTGGCCGGCGTCAACAACCGCGTCCAACTGGCACAACTGGGCGCCGAACTCAACCGCCGGATCGTGGCCACCCACCAACTGGCCGGCGTCACCGTCATCGACCCGGCCACCACGTGGATCGACGTCGACGTCACGATCGGGCGCGACACCGTCATCCACCCCGGCACCCAGCTGCTGGGCCGGACCCAGATCGGCGGCCACTGCGTCATCGGTCCGGACACCACCTTGACCGACGTCACCGTCGGCGACAGCGCCACGGTGATCCGAACGCACGGCGCATCGTCGTCGATCGGCGACGGGGCCACGGTCGGCCCCTTCACCTATCTGCGGCCGGGCACCGTGCTGGGAGCCGACGGCAAATTGGGCGCGTTCGTCGAAGTCAAGAACTCCACCATCGGCACCGGCACCAAAGTTCCGCACCTGACCTATGTCGGCGACGCCGACATCGGCGAGCACAGCAACATCGGCGCGTCCAGCGTGTTCGTCAACTACGACGGCACCGCCAAGCAGCGCACCACCATCGGCTCGCACGTTCGCACCGGCTCGGACACGATGTTCGTGGCACCCGTGACGGTCGGCGACGGCGCCTACACCGGGGCCGGCACGGTCGTCCGCGAGGATGTGCCCCCGGGGGCGCTGGCGGTGTCCGCGGGTCCGCAACGCAATATCGAAAACTGGGTGCCACGCAAACGGCCCGGGACGGCGGCGGCTCAGGCCGCCCAAGCCGCCGAAGCCGCCGAAAAGGCCCGGCAGAATTCCGAAGGCAACCAGACAGCGTGAATCAGGGTGCCGGCCACCCGGCAACACCAGCAGGCCCCGTACGATAAGTCATCCATTTCGATCCCGATACGGCGAGGGCAGCGCGTTGAGCCACGACTGGACCGACAATCGCAAGAACCTGATGCTCTTCAGCGGCCGCGCTCATCCGGAGCTGGCCGAGCAGGTCGCCAAGGAACTCGACGTCCATGTCACCGCGCAGGACGCGCGGGAGTTCGCCAACGGCGAGATTTTCGTGCGCTTCAACGAATCGGTGCGCGGCTGCGACGCGTTCGTCCTGCAGTCCTGCCCGGCACCGGTGAACACCTGGCTGATGGAACAGCTGATCATGATCGACGCGCTCAAGCGGGGCAGCGCAAAGCGGATCACCGCGGTCATGCCGTTCTACCCCTACGCCCGGCAGGACAAGAAGCACCGCGGCCGTGAGCCGATCTCGGCGCGGCTGGTCGCCGACCTGCTCAAGACCGCCGGCGCCGACCGCATCGTGACCGTCGACCTGCACACCGACCAGATCCAGGGCTTCTTCGACGGACCGGTCGACCACATGCGCGGCCAGAACCTGCTGACCGGCTACATCAGGGACAACTACCCCGACGGCAACATGGTGGTGGTCTCCCCCGACTCGGGCCGGGTGCGCATCGCCGAGAAGTGGG
The nucleotide sequence above comes from Mycobacterium pseudokansasii. Encoded proteins:
- a CDS encoding FtsB family cell division protein; protein product: MPDAKRPDSKRRSPASRPGKAGDTSRARRSASPSRPAQSPATGQTARTLREHVVEPIKRSFTESLEQRSDQRLGFTARRAAVLAAVVCVLTLTIAGPVRTYFAQRTEMEQLAATEAALRRQIADLERQKNQLADPAYIAAQARERLGFVMPGDIPFQVQLPPTAAVSPQPRGDAPTAAKNEPWYTALWHTIADAPHLPPAAAPEPTTEPGPPGAVPPNPTAPGG
- the eno gene encoding phosphopyruvate hydratase, whose product is MPIIEQVGAREILDSRGNPTVEVEVALMDGTFARAAVPSGASTGEHEAVELRDGGDRYGGKGVKKAVQAVLDEIGPAVIGLNADDQRLVDQALVDLDGTPDKSRLGGNAILGVSLAVAKAAAESAELPLFRYIGGPNAHILPVPMMNILNGGAHADTAVDIQEFMVAPIGAPSFAEALRWGAEVYHALKSVLKKEGLSTGLGDEGGFAPDVAGTTAALDLISRAIESAGFQLGSDVALALDAAATEFYTDGTGYSFEGSTRTAAQMAEFYAGLLASYPLVSIEDPLSEDDWDGWTALTASIGDRVQIVGDDIFVTNPERLEEGIERGVANALLVKVNQIGTLTETLDAVALAHHSGYRTMMSHRSGETEDTMIADLAVAVGSGQIKTGAPARSERVAKYNQLLRIEDTLGDAARYAGDLAFPRYLGDQK
- a CDS encoding DUF501 domain-containing protein, which produces MVDRADLQVVARQLGREPRGVLEVAYRCPNGEPGVVKTAPKLPDGTPFPTLYYLTHPGLTSAASRLETTGLMREMTDRLRCDSGLAAAYRRAHESYLAERDAIEPLGTAVSAGGMPDRVKCLHVLIAHSLAKGPGVNPLGDEAVALLAAEPAAADLIVGEQWR
- a CDS encoding lytic transglycosylase domain-containing protein; the encoded protein is MTPRRWLRAVAVIGATAMLLASSCTWQLSLFIPDGVPPPPGDPVPPVDTYASGRPADQLREWAEQRAPALEMPVIALEAYAYAARVAEVENPKCHIAWTTLAGIGQVESHNGTYRGATIAPNGDVTPPIRGVRLDGTGGTLRIVDSDRGAADGASDGDGVQRAMGPMQFIAETWRLYGVDANNDGIVSPDNIDDAALSAAGYLCWRGKDLATPRGWITALRAYNNSGVYARAVRDWATAYAAGHPL
- a CDS encoding Ppx/GppA phosphatase family protein; translation: MSGSRRRIAAIDCGTNSIRLLIAEATGARLHDVHRETRIVRLGQGVDATGEFAPDAIARTRAALTDYAALLRLHGVERVRMVATSATRDAANRDAFFAMTAEVLGAVIPGSIAEVISGAEEAELSFRGAVGELDSAGSPFVVVDLGGGSTEMVLGKAGDAVVASYSADIGCVRLTERCLHSDPPTAREVAAARKVVRERLAVALQVVPVESARTWVGLAGTMTTLSALAHRLTAYDAAAIHLSRVPGDELLIVCDRLVKMTRKERAALPPMHEGRVDVIAGGAIVVEELARELRDRAGIDELTVSEHDILDGIVLSLSG
- a CDS encoding nucleoside triphosphate pyrophosphohydrolase; amino-acid sequence: MIVVLVDPRRPSLVPVEAIELLGGPVQYTEEMPVAVPWSLPDAHPVHIGDDAPVLLSSDPNHPAVVARLAGGARLISVPDRHRGERLLDAVAIMDRLRTDGPWESEQTHNSLRRYLLEETYELLDAVHSGDVNQLREELGDLLLQVLFHARIAEDAALLPFTIDDVADTLIRKLANRAPGVLAGQEISLQEQMSQWEERKAAEKSRNSVLDDVHTGQPALALAQKVVQRVGKAGLPPQLIPSGITSVTVSAEVDAENSLRAAILDFVDKVRSAEKAIAAARRDDSVAEELDVSPIGTITAEEWLAHWPGPTDDVLETGPETAPAAGKESRGGPKKRKGRR